The DNA segment GGCCAGAGCATTCTGGTGTTGCCGGCCACCCCGAGCGTGGCGCCGGCCCATGGCAGTGCCCTGAAGCGCCCGTTCGATATCGGCTATTGCGCGCTGTTCAATGTCCTCGGTTTTCCGGCCCTTTGCGTGCCTATGGGGCGCCTCGACCAGGGCTGCCCGGTGGCCGTGCAACTGGTGGCCGGGCTGGGCCAGGACGCGTTGTTACTGGAAGCCGCGCGCTTTCTGGAAATGGAATTCGGCGGCTGGCGCAAGCCCCCGCTCTGACACCTCAAGTACTAGGACCTCCCCATGCAAACCAACACCAGCGCTATCACGCTACAAGCCCCTGCGCCTGCGGGCGGGCAATCGGCCGTGGGCTCCCAGGCCGAGCATTTGACCCTGTTGTTCCTGATCCAACTGATCGTGATTTTCAGCGCCAGCCGCCTGATCTCCTGGCTCAGCACCCGCTGCCTGGGGCAAACCCCGGTGGCCGGGGAGATTCTCGCCGGGCTGGTCCTGGGCCCGAGCCTGCTGGGGTATTTTTTCCCGGAACTGCTCAGCAGTATCTTTGTGCCGCAAACCTCCACCGCCTTTGTCGCCACGGCCCAGGTCGGCCTGATTCTGTTGATGTTCCAGGTGGGCCTGGAATTTGAATTCGGCGCCCACCTCAAGGGGCGTAAACGCTCGATCATGGCGATCAGCCTGGGTGGACTGCTGGTGCCATTTGCCAGTGGCTTCCTGGTGGCCGAGTATTTCTGGCAACAGATCGTCGGCGACAAGCCGCCACTGCTGGCCTTCCAACTGTTTTTTGCCACGGCGTTGTCGATCACCGCCTTGCCGATCCTTGGGCGGATCTTCATGGAACTGGGGCTGTCCCGCTCCCGCGTGGCCACCCTGACGATTGGCGCGGCGGCCATCGATGATGTGTGCGGCTGGCTGATCCTCGGTGGGGTAACGTCGATCATCGCGTCCAATTTCAGTGTGTGGGCCTCCCTGGGCAGGATCCTCGCGCTGGCGGTGTTTATCGTGTTGGTGCTGTGGGTGGTGCGGCCCTTGGTGCTGCGCTGGATCATCGGCGACCTGGAGCGCAAGCCGCTGTCGGCCCAGGGTATTTCCCTGATGCTGATCGTGCTGTTTGGCAGTGCAGTGATTACCAACCTGATCGGCGTATTTTCGATCATTGGCGGTTTTATCATCGGCGTCGCCCTGCACACCCACCGGCCCTTTGTCACACAGTGGAATGCCAAGGTCAGTGGTCTGGTCAATGCGTTTTTCCTGCCGGTGTTCTTTGCCTACACCGGCCTGCGCACCGACATCGGCTCGCTCAACGGCGACACGGCGCTGCTCAATTGCTTTCTGGTGTGCCTGGTGGCGTTCGCCAGCAAATTCTTCGGGGCTTACGGCGCCAGCCGCTGGCTGGGCGAGACACCGCGCAACAGCGCGCTGATCGGCGTGTGCATGAACACCCGGGCGCTGATGGAACTGGTGGTGCTCAACGTGGGCTATGACCTGGGCGTGCTGCCCAAGGAGTACTTCACCATGCTGGTGATCATGGCCATCATCAGTACCTTTATCGCCTCGCCCCTGATCCGCCTGCTGACGAGTGAAGAGCGACGTATACCGGTGGGCCAACCTGCGGTGAAATAAGAGACCTGACACCCGGCGTCATCGTCGACGGTTTTCGCCGGTAAGCCGGCTCCTACAGGGTCAGATGAGCCCCGGCTTTTTGTAGGAGCTGGCTTGCCAGCGAAAAACGCAAACTGGCTGCGTTTCTGCAGGTTGCCCGCATTATCGTTGACGATTTTCGCCGGCAAGCCGGCTCCTGCAGGAGGTGGGGGCTGGGGCTTACTTGCCCTCGGTCAACGCGTTGTAGCTGGTGAACAGGTTGCGATAGTCCGGGATGTGGTTGGAGAACAAGGTCCCCAGGCCTTCGATATCGTTGCGCCAGTCGCGGTGCAGCTCGCAGGCCAGGCCAAACCAGGTCATCAGTTGCGCGCCGTTGGCGGTCATGCGGGCCCAGGCCGATTGCTGGGTCAGTTCGTTGAAAGTGCCGGAGGCATCGGTCACCACAAACACGTCATAGCCTTCGGCCAGGGCCGACAGCGCCGGGAACGCCACGCACACCTCGGTCACCACGCCAGCGATGATCAGTTGCTTCTTGCCGGTAGCCTTGATGGCCTTGACGAAGTCTTCGTTGTCCCAGGCGTTGATCTGGCCAGGGCGGGCAATGTACGGCGCGTCCGGGAACAGCGCCTTGAGCTCGGGCACCAGCGGGCCGTTGGGGCCGGTTTCGAAACTGGTGGTGAGGATGGTCGGCAGCTTGAAGTACTTGGCCAGGTCAGCCAGGGCCAGTACGTTGTTCTTGAACTTGTCGGGCTCGATATCGCGGACCAGTGACAGCAAGCCAGCCTGATGGTCAACCAGCAGGACAGCTGCGTTGTCTTTGTCCAGGCGAACGTAGGGTTTAGACATCATGATGCTCCTGGTAAAAAGGTGTTTCCCGAAATGGGCCGCACCGGAAAGAGTCAACGGTGTTTATGGCGCTGGGAGTCTAGCTCGTCGTCACTGAACCACTTTCACTGACAAAACCCGCCTATTGACCGTCCTCGCGTGCCCCGCTGATGGTTGTAGGAAAAAACCAGGGTCCCACTTTAGTCATCACACTAGGTGCTCGGTAGTGGTTGAATTAAACTTCACCATCTCAAAAATGGAACGATACCCATGTTCGACCTGAATGAGCTCTTCCTCTACGCCAAGGTGGTTGAGCATGGTGGTTTCGCAGCGGCCGGTCGGGCGCTGAACATGCCCAAGTCGACCTTGAGCCGCCGGGTCAGCCAGCTGGAAGCGCGGCTGGGGGCACGCCTGATACAACGCTCCACCCGTCAGTTCCAGGTCACTGATATTGGCCAGGCCTACTACCGCCACTGCGTGGCAATGACCGCCGAGGCAGAGTCCGCCGAGGAGCTGATCGCCTTCAACAAAGCCGAGCCGCGCGGAGTGATTCGCCTGAGTTGCACCACCGCGCTGCTCAATTACTGGGTAGCGCCGATGCTGGGCCAGTTCATGGCGCAGTGCCCCAGCGTTGAACTCAATGTGAAGAGTTTCAACCGCAAGGTCGATGTGATCAGCGAGGGCTATGACATTGCGCTGAACCTGTGCTTCCCGCCCCTGGAAAGCAGCGACCTGGTGATGAAACTGCTCGCCAGGAGCCCCCAGGTGTTGGTAGCGAGCCCGGCGTTTTTGCAGGCGCATCCACTGCCCCTACTCCCTGCGGATTTATCCGGGCTGCCGACCATCAACTGGGGCAGCCCGCTGTTGCAATACACCTGGGGGCTGACCGGGCCAGAAGGCATGAGGGCTGAGATCTGCCACACCCCACGGCTGGTCAGTGACGACATGCCGACCCTGAAAAGCGCGGTACTGCTGGGCGTGGGCATCGCCAACCTGCCGCTGGCCGTGGTCAAGGA comes from the Pseudomonas shahriarae genome and includes:
- the ycaC gene encoding isochorismate family cysteine hydrolase YcaC; this translates as MSKPYVRLDKDNAAVLLVDHQAGLLSLVRDIEPDKFKNNVLALADLAKYFKLPTILTTSFETGPNGPLVPELKALFPDAPYIARPGQINAWDNEDFVKAIKATGKKQLIIAGVVTEVCVAFPALSALAEGYDVFVVTDASGTFNELTQQSAWARMTANGAQLMTWFGLACELHRDWRNDIEGLGTLFSNHIPDYRNLFTSYNALTEGK
- a CDS encoding LysR substrate-binding domain-containing protein, coding for MFDLNELFLYAKVVEHGGFAAAGRALNMPKSTLSRRVSQLEARLGARLIQRSTRQFQVTDIGQAYYRHCVAMTAEAESAEELIAFNKAEPRGVIRLSCTTALLNYWVAPMLGQFMAQCPSVELNVKSFNRKVDVISEGYDIALNLCFPPLESSDLVMKLLARSPQVLVASPAFLQAHPLPLLPADLSGLPTINWGSPLLQYTWGLTGPEGMRAEICHTPRLVSDDMPTLKSAVLLGVGIANLPLAVVKDEIDDGRLVSLLPDWQPTEGVISAVFPSRRGLLPSVRTLIDFLAQAFEKHQQSQAARTSNFDESS
- a CDS encoding cation:proton antiporter translates to MQTNTSAITLQAPAPAGGQSAVGSQAEHLTLLFLIQLIVIFSASRLISWLSTRCLGQTPVAGEILAGLVLGPSLLGYFFPELLSSIFVPQTSTAFVATAQVGLILLMFQVGLEFEFGAHLKGRKRSIMAISLGGLLVPFASGFLVAEYFWQQIVGDKPPLLAFQLFFATALSITALPILGRIFMELGLSRSRVATLTIGAAAIDDVCGWLILGGVTSIIASNFSVWASLGRILALAVFIVLVLWVVRPLVLRWIIGDLERKPLSAQGISLMLIVLFGSAVITNLIGVFSIIGGFIIGVALHTHRPFVTQWNAKVSGLVNAFFLPVFFAYTGLRTDIGSLNGDTALLNCFLVCLVAFASKFFGAYGASRWLGETPRNSALIGVCMNTRALMELVVLNVGYDLGVLPKEYFTMLVIMAIISTFIASPLIRLLTSEERRIPVGQPAVK